From a single Micromonospora pallida genomic region:
- a CDS encoding purple acid phosphatase family protein produces the protein MALAAIGATALLVGGVAVGPALGDSAPTKFSAAEINKPTPMPDRIMLIPTTTPSTTQRVTWRAEAEPTWAQAQILEAPRALGEVAPAEGAVTTVHAANTSSVNTSLGYASTFHTAEFTGLKPNTRYTYRVGDGTNWSEWTDFTTAAGDLEPFSFIYYGDAQNYIDSAVPRVFRQAFADQPQAKMIVNAGDLIDSANSEEQWGQWHRADGFINAQVNNISVPGNHEYSGGQLSTFWRPQFVYPDNGPGNVDLKQTAYSVDYQGVRFIALDTNKQSNAELMAAQTAWLEGLLKDNPNKWTVVTFHHPVYSTTGTRNNPNVRNQWGPLFEKYGVDLVLQGHDHSYGRGNKVENSLSAQVHKGVTYVVSVSGGKMYELNGGVNWTGNGAEVRSSAQDVQLYQMIDVEANQIRFEARYANGEHHDGFVIRKNDQGKKTVVELKP, from the coding sequence GTGGCTCTGGCGGCGATCGGCGCGACCGCGCTGCTCGTCGGCGGCGTCGCGGTCGGCCCCGCGCTTGGTGACTCCGCGCCGACGAAGTTCTCGGCCGCGGAAATCAACAAGCCGACCCCGATGCCCGATCGCATCATGCTCATCCCCACCACCACACCGTCGACCACCCAGCGGGTGACCTGGCGGGCCGAGGCCGAGCCCACCTGGGCTCAGGCGCAGATCCTGGAGGCGCCGCGCGCCCTGGGCGAGGTCGCTCCGGCGGAGGGTGCGGTCACCACCGTCCACGCCGCCAACACCAGCTCGGTCAACACCTCCCTGGGCTACGCCTCGACGTTCCACACGGCGGAGTTCACCGGGCTGAAGCCGAACACCCGCTACACCTACCGGGTCGGTGACGGCACGAACTGGAGCGAGTGGACCGACTTCACCACCGCCGCCGGCGACCTCGAGCCGTTCTCGTTCATCTACTACGGCGACGCGCAGAACTACATCGACAGCGCGGTGCCGCGGGTGTTCCGGCAGGCCTTCGCCGACCAGCCGCAGGCCAAGATGATCGTCAACGCCGGTGACCTCATCGACTCCGCCAACAGCGAGGAGCAGTGGGGCCAGTGGCACCGGGCAGACGGCTTCATCAACGCCCAGGTCAACAACATCTCGGTCCCCGGTAACCACGAGTACAGCGGGGGCCAGCTGTCCACCTTCTGGCGGCCGCAGTTCGTCTACCCGGACAACGGCCCGGGCAACGTGGACCTGAAGCAGACCGCCTACTCCGTCGACTACCAGGGCGTGCGCTTCATCGCCCTGGACACCAACAAGCAGAGCAACGCCGAGCTGATGGCCGCGCAGACCGCGTGGCTGGAGGGCCTGCTCAAGGACAACCCGAACAAGTGGACCGTGGTGACCTTCCACCACCCGGTCTACTCGACCACCGGGACCCGGAACAACCCCAACGTCCGTAACCAGTGGGGACCGCTGTTCGAGAAGTATGGCGTGGACCTGGTCCTGCAGGGCCACGACCACTCGTACGGCCGGGGCAACAAGGTCGAGAACAGCCTCTCGGCCCAGGTCCACAAGGGCGTCACCTACGTCGTGTCCGTCTCCGGCGGCAAGATGTACGAGCTCAACGGTGGGGTGAACTGGACCGGCAACGGTGCTGAGGTGCGCAGCTCCGCCCAGGACGTGCAGCTCTACCAGATGATCGACGTCGAGGCGAACCAGATCCGGTTCGAGGCCCGCTACGCCAACGGCGAGCACCACGACGGCTTCGTCATCCGCAAGAACGACCAGGGCAAGAAGACCGTCGTCGAGCTGAAGCCGTAG